The following are encoded in a window of Rosa chinensis cultivar Old Blush chromosome 4, RchiOBHm-V2, whole genome shotgun sequence genomic DNA:
- the LOC112199906 gene encoding ribonuclease 3 gives MRYSTSLILIKLLVIQYLSVLCASQDFDFFYFVQQWPGAYCDKKHSCCYPKSGKPAADFGIHGLWPNYKDGSYPSNCDPDSVFDKSEISELMGSLEKSWPSMSCPSSNGYRFWSHEWEKHGTCSESELDQKDYFQAGLKLKEKANLLQALKKAGIKPDDELYSLESIVAAIKEGVGHAPGIECNKDSAGNSQLYQVYLCADTSGQDIIECPILPKGRCASAIQFPKF, from the exons ATGAGATACAGCACTAGTTTGATTTTGATCAAACTATTGGTAATTCAATACCTGTCAGTTCTTTGCGCTTCGCAGGACTTTGATTTCTTCTACTTCGTTCAACAG TGGCCTGGAGCATATTGCGACAAAAAGCATAGTTGTTGCTATCCAAAGTCAGGGAAGCCTGCAGCAGATTTCGGCATTCACGGTCTCTGGCCAAACTACAAGGATGGCTCTTACCCTTCAAACTGTGATCCAGACAGTGTCTTCGACAAATCTGAG ATCTCAGAGTTGATGGGCAGTCTGGAAAAGAGTTGGCCATCTATGAGCTGCCCAAGCAGTAATGGTTACAGGTTCTGGTCACACGAATGGGAGAAGCATGGCACTTGCTCCGAATCTGAACTTGATCAGAAAGATTACTTCCAAGCCGGTCTCAAGCTCAAGGAAAAAGCAAACCTTCTTCAAGCCCTTAAAAAAGCTG GAATAAAACCAGACGATGAACTATACAGCTTAGAAAGCATTGTAGCAGCTATAAAAGAGGGTGTTGGGCATGCCCCAGGGATTGAGTGCAACAAGGATTCAGCTGGTAACAGCCAACTTTACCAAGTTTACTTGTGCGCTGACACTTCTGGCCAAGATATTATCGAGTGCCCAATTCTTCCTAAAGGACGATGTGCTTCCGCGATCCAATTCCCTAAATTTTAA
- the LOC112198230 gene encoding extracellular ribonuclease LE, with amino-acid sequence MKSISTKMVKLLILALVGSSCLSVLCAAEDFDFFYFVQQWPGSFCDTQKSCCYPTTGKPAADFGIHGLWPNYKDGSYPSNCDPNNPFDQSQVSDLISSMQEEWPTLACPSSSGIAFWTHEWEKHGTCSESAINQHSYFAAALDLKKKANLLQALQSAGIKPNGESYTLADIKGALKDSIGYTPYIECNVDQSGNSQLYQVYLCVDTNGSDLIECPVFPHGKCGSSIEFPTF; translated from the exons ATGAAGTCCATCTCCACAAAAATGGTCAAGCTTCTAATACTAGCACTAGTAGGATCATCATGTCTTTCGGTCCTTTGTGCTGCAGAAGATTTTGATTTCTTCTACTTTGTTCAGCAG TGGCCAGGATCATTCTGTGATACACAGAAAAGTTGCTGCTATCCAACCACAGGGAAGCCTGCAGCAGATTTTGGGATTCATGGGCTCTGGCCAAATTACAAGGATGGTTCATACCCCTCAAACTGTGATCCAAACAACCCCTTTGATCAATCTCAG GTTTCAGATTTAATTAGCAGTATGCAAGAAGAATGGCCAACACTAGCATGCCCTAGCAGCAGCGGGATTGCGTTCTGGACACACGAGTGGGAAAAACATGGAACCTGCTCCGAGTCTGCCATTAACCAACATAGTTACTTTGCAGCAGCTCTTGACCTCAAGAAGAAGGCCAACCTCCTCCAAGCTCTTCAAAGTGCAGGTATTAAACCCAACGGCGAGTCTTATACCCTGGCGGACATCAAGGGGGCCCTGAAAGATTCAATCGGGTACACTCCATATATCGAGTGCAACGTTGATCAGTCCGGCAACAGCCAACTTTACCAGGTCTACTTGTGCGTGGATACTAATGGCTCTGACCTCATTGAGTGCCCAGTTTTTCCCCATGGGAAATGTGGTTCAAGCATCGAGTTTCCTACCTTCTAG